The proteins below are encoded in one region of Flavobacterium sp. IMCC34852:
- a CDS encoding peptidylprolyl isomerase: MNKTISLFVLALSVLVSACKNEHKNLKDGLYAEIVTSKGSIIVELDYKKAPITVANFVTLAEGNNPYVMEDLKGKPFYNGTVFHRVEKGFVIQGGDPYGNGSGDPGYIFKNEISDLKHDKAGVLAMANSGPDTNGCQFYITQKPTPQLDGGYSVFGRVVEGMKIVDSIEINDEMTEVTIIRKGEDVKKFDALKVFSEYFKKNKTTKEQKAAYFKDLKKTAVKLPSGLAYKVIQPSSGETPKPGTAVMINYSGFLEDGTLFDTSDTEVAKQFGKYDEQRAMQNGYSKIPFTFGGENQLIPGFVEGVGKLKIGEKAILFIPSNLGYGEQGAGNAIPPNANIVFEVELLNK, translated from the coding sequence ATGAACAAAACTATTAGTCTTTTTGTATTGGCTTTATCCGTATTGGTAAGCGCCTGTAAAAACGAACACAAAAACCTAAAAGATGGTTTATACGCCGAGATTGTCACTTCAAAAGGCAGTATCATTGTAGAACTTGACTACAAAAAAGCACCTATTACTGTAGCCAACTTTGTAACTTTGGCCGAAGGCAATAATCCATATGTTATGGAGGATTTAAAAGGAAAGCCATTCTATAACGGTACCGTTTTTCACCGAGTTGAAAAAGGATTCGTGATACAAGGCGGCGATCCTTACGGCAATGGCTCCGGTGATCCGGGTTATATCTTTAAAAATGAAATCAGTGATTTAAAACACGACAAAGCCGGTGTTTTGGCTATGGCCAATTCGGGACCGGATACCAACGGTTGTCAATTCTATATCACCCAAAAACCAACGCCGCAATTGGATGGCGGTTACAGTGTATTTGGCCGTGTAGTTGAAGGTATGAAAATTGTAGATTCTATTGAAATCAATGATGAAATGACCGAAGTGACTATTATCCGAAAAGGAGAAGATGTCAAAAAATTTGATGCTTTAAAAGTTTTCTCGGAATATTTCAAAAAAAATAAAACCACCAAAGAACAAAAAGCCGCTTATTTCAAAGACCTCAAGAAAACGGCTGTCAAACTGCCTTCCGGCTTAGCTTATAAAGTAATACAGCCATCATCAGGTGAAACTCCAAAACCGGGAACAGCAGTAATGATTAACTATTCAGGATTTTTAGAAGACGGAACGCTTTTTGATACCAGCGATACCGAGGTTGCCAAACAATTCGGAAAATATGATGAACAAAGAGCCATGCAAAACGGCTATTCAAAAATACCTTTCACTTTTGGCGGTGAGAATCAATTAATTCCGGGTTTTGTTGAAGGTGTTGGAAAATTAAAAATCGGTGAAAAAGCCATCCTTTTTATACCGTCGAATTTAGGATACGGCGAGCAAGGTG
- the gldI gene encoding gliding motility-associated peptidyl-prolyl isomerase GldI: MKNTTKIAVLLIVFVTIISCKQQQARMPISRSSGTFMKESVERNKKLVAGEEAKIDSIIKSNPQIKYIASKKGYWYHYETKNETDTLRPKKGDVANFDYEVKDLKGNVVYSEVELRPQTYVVDKQNIMMGLRHGIKLMRKNEKVTFLFPSHMAYGYHGDNKRIGSNEPLICTVTLHDFKPETKLKTEN; this comes from the coding sequence ATGAAAAACACAACCAAAATAGCTGTTTTACTGATTGTTTTTGTGACAATAATCAGTTGCAAACAACAACAAGCCCGCATGCCTATTTCTCGCTCTTCGGGGACTTTTATGAAAGAGTCTGTTGAGCGTAACAAAAAATTGGTAGCCGGCGAAGAAGCCAAAATAGATTCGATTATCAAGAGTAATCCACAAATCAAATACATCGCTTCCAAAAAAGGATATTGGTACCATTATGAAACCAAAAATGAAACTGACACCCTTCGTCCGAAGAAAGGCGATGTGGCTAATTTTGACTATGAAGTAAAAGATTTAAAAGGTAATGTGGTTTACTCTGAAGTTGAATTACGACCGCAAACTTATGTAGTCGATAAACAAAACATCATGATGGGCTTGCGCCACGGCATCAAATTGATGCGCAAAAACGAGAAAGTAACTTTTCTTTTTCCGTCACATATGGCTTATGGCTACCATGGCGATAACAAAAGAATCGGCTCTAATGAACCCTTAATTTGCACCGTAACGTTACACGATTTTAAACCTGAAACCAAATTAAAAACCGAAAATTAA
- a CDS encoding DHH family phosphoesterase — translation MKKEDIFALQQLLATPKKIAIIPHRSPDGDAMGSTLALYHFLLKLNHKPTVIAPNDFPNFLAWLPGSETVLIYENDKANCAQIIKEAEIVFTLDFNALHRTGEMEQVLNKVTAPMVMIDHHQKPDHYATFTYSDTIFGSTCEMVYNFITFLGNKDLIDKTIATCIYTGITTDSGSFRFPSTTGTTHRIVADLVDLGIDNSEIHNQIFDNNSFDRLQLLGRALQNMKVFPEYKTAYTTLTQKELDEFHYVKGDTEGVVNYGLTIKGIHFAAIFIEHKDENIIKISFRSQGNFDVNQFARDHFNGGGHINAAGGKSYESMKETIKKFEKLISKLTI, via the coding sequence ATGAAAAAAGAAGACATTTTTGCCCTCCAACAATTATTGGCTACGCCCAAAAAAATCGCGATAATTCCACACCGAAGTCCGGATGGTGATGCTATGGGTTCGACCTTGGCTTTGTATCATTTTCTATTGAAATTGAATCACAAACCTACCGTGATAGCACCCAATGATTTTCCGAATTTCTTAGCTTGGTTACCGGGTTCTGAAACGGTGTTGATTTATGAAAATGACAAGGCAAATTGTGCTCAAATCATCAAAGAAGCTGAAATAGTTTTTACCTTAGACTTTAATGCCTTACACCGAACCGGTGAAATGGAGCAAGTGCTGAATAAAGTGACCGCGCCTATGGTTATGATTGATCACCACCAAAAACCTGACCACTATGCCACTTTCACTTATTCGGATACGATTTTTGGTTCGACTTGTGAGATGGTTTATAATTTTATCACGTTTTTAGGGAATAAAGATTTAATCGATAAAACCATTGCCACTTGTATTTACACCGGAATTACTACTGATTCGGGCTCATTTCGATTTCCGTCAACCACGGGAACTACCCACCGAATTGTGGCTGATTTAGTAGATTTAGGTATTGACAATAGTGAAATTCACAACCAAATATTCGATAATAATTCATTTGATCGACTACAACTTTTAGGCAGAGCGTTGCAAAACATGAAGGTTTTTCCGGAGTACAAAACCGCTTATACAACTTTAACTCAAAAAGAATTAGACGAATTTCATTACGTGAAAGGCGATACTGAAGGAGTGGTTAATTATGGCTTGACCATTAAAGGCATACATTTTGCAGCCATTTTTATTGAGCATAAGGACGAGAACATTATTAAAATCTCTTTCCGTTCACAAGGAAACTTTGATGTCAATCAGTTTGCCAGAGACCATTTTAACGGCGGCGGGCACATTAATGCAGCCGGAGGAAAATCGTACGAAAGCATGAAAGAAACCATCAAAAAATTTGAAAAATTAATTTCGAAACTAACCATTTAA
- the crcB gene encoding fluoride efflux transporter CrcB: MLYIALGGAIGSVLRFLTTVLVSKFWSNHFPLATFLANIIGCFLIGLFIGILEKNQLTDSNLKWFLITGFCGGYTTFSTFGMENYNLFQNQHTLLSFGYIGLSILVGLFAVWFGLFVSK; encoded by the coding sequence ATGCTATACATAGCTTTAGGTGGTGCAATTGGAAGTGTTTTGCGGTTTTTGACGACCGTTTTGGTTTCTAAATTTTGGTCGAATCACTTTCCGTTGGCGACTTTTTTAGCCAATATTATTGGATGTTTCTTAATTGGATTATTCATCGGTATTTTAGAAAAAAACCAATTGACCGACAGTAATTTGAAGTGGTTTTTAATCACCGGATTTTGTGGTGGTTATACGACTTTTTCTACCTTTGGAATGGAAAATTATAATTTGTTTCAAAACCAGCATACGCTTTTGTCCTTTGGTTATATCGGTTTGAGCATTTTAGTCGGACTTTTTGCGGTTTGGTTCGGACTTTTTGTATCCAAATAA
- the rluF gene encoding 23S rRNA pseudouridine(2604) synthase RluF — protein sequence MELNQTRINKFLSESGFCSRREADKLLEQGRITINGKVPELGTKVSAEDEIRVDGKLIREKTEKPIYLAFYKPVGIECTTNQNVRDNIVDYINYPKRIFPIGRLDKASEGLIFMTNDGDIVNKILRARNNHEKEYIVTVNRPITDRFIERMGNGIPILDTVTRKCKVEQISKYVFRIILTQGLNRQIRRMCEYLGYEVTALKRTRIINISLDVHVGRYRELTDAEIKQLNQLIAPSSKTEEASLPKSSKVDFGNAKTENSKFQKPIHRIRKNPNS from the coding sequence ATGGAACTCAATCAAACCCGTATCAATAAATTCTTGTCCGAATCCGGATTTTGTTCGCGTCGCGAAGCCGATAAACTGTTGGAACAAGGCCGAATTACCATCAACGGAAAGGTACCCGAATTGGGCACCAAAGTATCCGCAGAAGACGAAATACGAGTGGACGGAAAACTAATCAGAGAGAAAACCGAAAAACCCATCTATTTGGCTTTTTACAAACCGGTTGGGATTGAATGTACAACGAATCAAAATGTACGCGATAATATTGTAGATTACATCAATTATCCCAAGCGAATTTTTCCGATTGGTCGTTTAGATAAAGCCAGTGAAGGCTTGATATTTATGACCAATGACGGCGATATTGTCAACAAAATTCTTCGTGCCAGAAATAACCACGAAAAGGAATACATCGTAACGGTGAATCGCCCTATCACAGACCGATTTATCGAACGTATGGGTAACGGCATCCCCATTTTAGATACGGTTACCCGAAAATGTAAGGTAGAGCAAATCAGTAAATATGTTTTCAGAATCATTTTGACCCAAGGCTTGAACCGACAAATCCGCAGAATGTGTGAATATTTGGGCTACGAAGTTACAGCACTGAAAAGAACGCGTATCATCAATATTTCACTTGACGTTCACGTTGGTCGCTACCGAGAATTAACTGATGCGGAAATCAAACAATTAAACCAACTCATAGCACCATCGAGTAAAACAGAAGAAGCAAGTTTGCCCAAATCCTCCAAAGTTGATTTTGGAAATGCCAAAACAGAAAATAGCAAATTCCAAAAACCAATTCACAGAATCAGAAAAAATCCTAATTCCTGA
- a CDS encoding cyanophycinase — protein MNIQGKLIIIGGAVDKGSFTETDLDKSAPQNLNFFEEGILKRIIKESKNKEQSRIEVITTASKIPREIGPEYVKAFNYLGAHNVDVLHIERREQASDPEVLDRLKAADVVMFTGGDQLRLTSILGGTPFDEILIGKYRNDDFVYAGTSAGAAAASNNMIYQGSSHEALLKGEVKITSGLGLIDDVVIDTHFVQRGRIGRLFQAVVGNPKVLGIGLGEDTGLLITNGRQMEALGSGLVILVDGREIKDTNLTQVELGQPISINHLVTHVMSKNDTFDLDTFKMTIKSSQYV, from the coding sequence ATGAATATACAAGGCAAACTTATAATAATTGGCGGTGCGGTTGACAAAGGAAGTTTTACTGAAACCGATTTGGACAAAAGCGCTCCACAGAATTTGAATTTCTTTGAAGAAGGCATTTTAAAACGCATCATCAAAGAATCAAAAAACAAAGAACAATCGAGAATTGAAGTGATTACCACGGCTTCAAAAATCCCCAGAGAAATTGGCCCCGAATACGTAAAAGCCTTTAATTACTTGGGTGCGCACAATGTTGATGTACTTCATATTGAAAGAAGAGAGCAAGCTTCCGACCCCGAAGTGTTAGACCGATTAAAAGCAGCCGATGTCGTGATGTTTACCGGTGGTGATCAGTTGCGTTTAACCTCTATTTTAGGCGGAACACCATTCGATGAAATATTGATTGGCAAATACCGAAACGATGATTTTGTTTACGCCGGAACTTCAGCCGGTGCGGCGGCGGCTTCCAATAATATGATTTACCAAGGCAGCAGTCACGAAGCTTTGTTAAAAGGCGAAGTTAAAATCACTTCCGGATTAGGGTTGATTGATGATGTGGTTATCGATACGCATTTTGTGCAAAGAGGTCGCATTGGTCGTTTGTTCCAAGCAGTAGTCGGGAATCCGAAAGTATTGGGTATTGGTTTGGGTGAAGATACAGGATTGTTAATCACTAACGGTCGTCAAATGGAAGCCTTAGGTTCCGGTTTGGTAATTTTGGTCGATGGAAGAGAAATTAAAGATACTAATTTGACCCAAGTTGAGCTCGGGCAACCTATTTCTATCAACCATTTGGTAACTCACGTAATGAGTAAAAATGACACTTTCGACTTGGACACTTTTAAAATGACGATTAAGTCATCACAATATGTTTAG
- a CDS encoding isoaspartyl peptidase/L-asparaginase, which yields MSKIIIHGGFFSESSTNHETKVAKQQALLRIAKESYAYLQNHSALETVVYAVSLLEDDALFNAGIGSQIQSDGKIRMSASLMDGSTLKMSGVINIEEVKNPVQVAQVLLDYDDKVLGGSGATNFARQHGFEKFSTEIPQRRAEYEAKLAATGTGTVGCVALDAEGKIAVATSTGGKGFEIPGRISDSATVAGNYANEFCGVSLTGVGEDIVSGAVAAKIVTRVTDGFTLAEAFKKTFNELKPFDGFAGAIAIDNKGNIFHQDSHPSMVFASFDGEKEEVFK from the coding sequence ATGTCTAAAATAATCATCCACGGCGGATTTTTCTCGGAATCATCAACGAATCACGAAACTAAAGTAGCCAAACAACAAGCGTTGTTGCGGATTGCTAAGGAGTCGTATGCTTATTTGCAAAACCATTCGGCTTTGGAAACGGTAGTTTATGCGGTTTCTCTTTTGGAGGATGATGCACTGTTTAATGCCGGAATTGGTTCCCAAATTCAAAGCGACGGAAAAATCAGAATGAGTGCTTCTTTAATGGATGGCTCGACTTTGAAAATGAGTGGTGTGATTAACATTGAAGAAGTTAAAAACCCGGTGCAAGTGGCACAGGTTTTACTCGATTATGATGATAAAGTTTTGGGTGGAAGCGGTGCCACAAATTTTGCCCGTCAACACGGGTTTGAGAAATTCTCTACCGAAATTCCGCAACGCCGAGCGGAGTATGAAGCGAAATTGGCCGCCACCGGAACCGGAACGGTTGGTTGTGTAGCTTTAGACGCTGAAGGTAAAATTGCAGTTGCGACTTCTACCGGAGGAAAAGGTTTTGAAATACCGGGTAGGATTTCAGATTCGGCTACAGTGGCAGGAAATTACGCTAATGAGTTCTGTGGGGTGAGTTTAACCGGAGTAGGCGAAGACATTGTCAGCGGTGCTGTAGCAGCAAAAATCGTTACTCGCGTTACCGATGGTTTTACCTTGGCAGAAGCATTTAAAAAAACTTTTAACGAACTCAAGCCTTTCGATGGTTTTGCAGGAGCGATTGCTATTGATAATAAAGGAAATATCTTCCACCAAGATTCTCATCCGAGTATGGTTTTTGCGAGTTTTGATGGAGAAAAAGAAGAAGTATTTAAATAA
- a CDS encoding zinc-dependent metalloprotease, translated as MNKLRLTFMVSLGILFCSGQTFAQDKSDRKKKNNKENTVKTDSIKKTPKNAIADKVKSSKKSEGLFTIYQDTVTGSIQLFIKKNQLDKEFIYQSYSMSGPTTLGLNQSMHRATNVFNIKKANDKIEFGLVNTNFYYDKNNAVSKTAGTDIAEAIFLAEKIVAKDSTGYLIAADGLFLSEKLDPVKPVMPPGIPPGAVFNLGNFNSAKSKYHSIRSYPNNTDVTVDLAYDNPAPLNGGGEDITDARYVRVRMQHTFLEMPVNNFKPRRDDSRVGYFGQTITDLTSVKATPYKDIINRWYLTKKDPTAAISEPVEPIVWWIENTTPLEYRQTVMEAGNKWNEAFEKAGFKNAVVMKIQPDDAEWDAGDVRYNVIRWVSSAYPSYGAIGPSFANPKTGQILGSDITIEWYSGSSTPTMDELFSFKNDGASDNLNSHFHHDGTACTLANELKSQFLMGATFAEVNSEDPKTISRAHKEFLYYLVLHEMGHTLGLNHNMKSSQMLSPADLHNTAITEKIGLIGSVMDYPAINLALDKTKQGNFYTTKPGPYDLWAIEFGYKEFDEKSEEAELQKILSRSTDPNLAFGNDADDMRSPGKAIDPRVMVNDLSSDAVGNAEERFKIVNNVMAKLKDKYSKNGESYAELRNRFNMLNGQRRNMAAVVSRYVGGVFVDRSYVGQNATVKPFTPVTKAQQKRAIEVLNKYVLAPNAFDADASLYPYLQMQRRGFNFFSSTEDPKLNSIYQSIQTDATLGHILHPTTLQRISNTSLYGNTYTVAEVMTDLTNGVFKADLVGKVNMHRQYLQTYFVKEVIEIADVNDPRNRHDDISRAAARQTLKKIKLMLATASSLDESTRAHRNYITFLIDNALAIK; from the coding sequence ATGAACAAACTAAGACTTACGTTCATGGTGTCTTTAGGGATTCTTTTTTGCTCTGGTCAAACTTTCGCACAAGACAAATCAGACCGTAAAAAGAAAAATAATAAAGAGAACACAGTCAAGACTGACTCTATTAAAAAAACACCTAAGAATGCTATTGCCGACAAAGTAAAAAGCAGCAAAAAATCAGAAGGTCTCTTTACCATTTACCAAGATACTGTGACCGGTAGTATCCAACTTTTTATCAAAAAAAATCAATTAGACAAAGAGTTCATCTACCAAAGTTACTCTATGAGCGGCCCAACTACTTTAGGCTTAAACCAAAGTATGCACAGGGCTACCAATGTTTTTAACATTAAAAAAGCCAATGATAAAATCGAATTCGGTTTAGTCAACACCAACTTTTATTACGACAAAAACAACGCTGTAAGTAAAACTGCCGGAACTGATATTGCCGAAGCTATTTTCTTAGCCGAAAAAATTGTGGCCAAAGACAGCACCGGTTACTTAATCGCTGCCGATGGTTTGTTCTTGAGCGAAAAATTGGATCCGGTAAAACCGGTTATGCCTCCGGGAATTCCACCGGGCGCTGTATTTAATTTAGGGAATTTTAATTCCGCTAAATCAAAATACCACAGCATCCGCTCTTATCCTAACAATACTGATGTTACGGTAGATTTGGCCTACGACAATCCGGCGCCTTTGAATGGCGGTGGTGAAGACATTACTGATGCGCGTTATGTTCGTGTTCGCATGCAACACACCTTCTTGGAAATGCCTGTAAATAATTTCAAACCTAGAAGAGATGATTCTCGCGTTGGGTATTTCGGACAAACCATAACCGATTTAACCAGCGTAAAAGCAACACCCTATAAAGATATTATCAACCGTTGGTATTTGACCAAAAAAGACCCGACTGCTGCCATCAGTGAACCGGTTGAACCTATTGTTTGGTGGATTGAAAATACTACACCATTAGAATACAGACAAACCGTAATGGAAGCCGGAAACAAATGGAACGAAGCTTTTGAAAAAGCCGGTTTCAAAAATGCCGTGGTCATGAAAATCCAACCCGATGATGCCGAATGGGATGCGGGAGATGTTCGTTACAATGTGATTCGTTGGGTTTCTTCAGCCTACCCAAGTTATGGTGCCATCGGACCAAGCTTTGCCAATCCGAAAACCGGTCAAATTTTAGGCTCAGATATTACTATCGAATGGTATTCAGGAAGCAGCACACCAACAATGGATGAATTGTTTTCTTTCAAAAATGATGGCGCAAGCGATAATTTAAATTCTCATTTCCACCATGATGGTACAGCTTGTACTTTAGCCAATGAGCTAAAAAGTCAATTTTTAATGGGCGCCACTTTTGCCGAAGTAAATTCTGAAGATCCAAAAACGATTTCCAGAGCACACAAAGAGTTCTTGTACTATTTAGTTTTACACGAAATGGGACACACTTTAGGGTTAAACCACAATATGAAATCGAGTCAAATGTTGAGCCCGGCCGATTTACACAATACTGCTATCACCGAGAAAATCGGTTTAATTGGCTCAGTAATGGATTATCCGGCTATCAATCTTGCTTTGGACAAAACCAAACAAGGGAACTTCTACACCACAAAACCGGGACCTTATGACTTGTGGGCTATTGAATTTGGTTACAAGGAATTTGATGAAAAATCAGAAGAAGCTGAATTGCAAAAAATCCTTAGCAGAAGTACCGATCCTAATTTGGCTTTCGGAAACGATGCCGACGATATGAGATCACCAGGAAAAGCTATTGACCCAAGAGTAATGGTAAATGATTTGAGTAGTGATGCCGTTGGTAACGCAGAAGAACGTTTTAAAATCGTTAATAATGTGATGGCCAAATTAAAAGATAAATACAGCAAAAACGGGGAAAGCTATGCTGAGTTAAGAAACCGCTTCAACATGCTTAACGGTCAGAGAAGAAATATGGCTGCTGTAGTAAGTCGATATGTTGGTGGTGTTTTTGTTGACCGAAGTTATGTGGGACAAAACGCAACTGTAAAACCATTTACTCCGGTTACTAAAGCACAACAAAAAAGAGCGATTGAAGTTTTGAACAAATATGTCTTAGCGCCAAATGCTTTTGATGCTGACGCGTCGTTATATCCTTATTTGCAAATGCAAAGACGCGGATTCAATTTCTTCTCTTCTACGGAAGATCCTAAATTAAACAGCATTTATCAATCCATCCAAACTGATGCTACTTTAGGTCATATTTTACATCCAACCACTTTGCAAAGAATTTCCAACACCAGTTTATATGGCAATACTTATACCGTGGCTGAAGTGATGACCGACTTAACCAATGGTGTTTTCAAAGCGGATTTGGTTGGAAAAGTAAACATGCACCGTCAATATTTACAAACGTATTTTGTAAAAGAAGTAATTGAAATTGCCGATGTAAATGATCCGAGAAATCGTCATGACGATATTTCCAGAGCTGCCGCTCGCCAAACTTTGAAGAAAATAAAATTAATGTTGGCCACAGCTTCCTCTTTAGATGAAAGCACCAGAGCCCACAGAAATTATATTACCTTCTTAATTGATAACGCTTTAGCCATCAAATAA
- the rplT gene encoding 50S ribosomal protein L20, translating into MPRSVNSVAKRARRKKIMKQAKGFFGRRKNVWTVAKNAVEKAMLYAYRDRKQNKRNFRSLWIQRINAGARLEGMSYSQFIGLVKKNGIELNRKVLADLAMNHPEAFKAIVKKVK; encoded by the coding sequence ATGCCAAGATCAGTAAATTCAGTTGCTAAAAGAGCAAGAAGAAAAAAGATAATGAAGCAAGCCAAAGGTTTCTTTGGTAGACGTAAAAACGTTTGGACAGTTGCCAAAAACGCAGTAGAAAAAGCAATGCTTTACGCTTACCGCGACAGAAAGCAAAACAAAAGAAACTTCCGTTCACTATGGATTCAGCGTATCAACGCCGGAGCTCGTTTGGAAGGAATGAGTTATTCACAATTCATTGGATTGGTTAAGAAAAACGGAATCGAATTGAACCGTAAAGTATTAGCTGATTTAGCTATGAATCACCCGGAAGCTTTCAAAGCTATCGTGAAAAAAGTGAAATAA
- the rpmI gene encoding 50S ribosomal protein L35: MPKMKTKSSAKKRFKVTGSGKIKRKHAFKSHILTKKSKKRKLALTHSALVHKTDEKSIKQQLRII, encoded by the coding sequence ATGCCTAAAATGAAAACAAAATCCAGTGCTAAGAAGCGATTCAAAGTAACTGGCTCTGGAAAAATCAAGAGAAAACACGCTTTTAAAAGTCACATCCTGACTAAAAAATCTAAAAAGCGTAAATTGGCTTTAACTCACTCTGCGTTGGTTCACAAAACAGATGAGAAAAGCATCAAACAACAATTAAGAATTATCTAA